The window TCTCATCAAACATAGCATTGAACACCTTGAACCTCTCTTTCAAAACTGGCTTCGACACTTTCCCATTCACCTGGATCCCTTCTTGGTTCATACATTGCAACACTTTCCCCCAAGTCTCTCTCTGGTAGCTCTTGTGGTACTGTCTAAGCTCCGTTGATCTCTTCCTCGTCCACGCTTGTCCCATCAAGTCCCTAATCTCTGTCGACCCTTTGATCTTTTGTAGAATGTATCTCCCGTTGTTCATTAGGAATATGGATCTCAGTGCTGGATCTCTGTATAGTCTTGATTTGACTTCAAGATTTGCATCAAGATGTTCCATCACTTTTATCATTTGTCTACCAAAGGCTGAGACTTTGTACTCCTCGTCGTCTTCTCTTTGGTTTCGTCTTGTCTCTTGTTCGGGTTCTGTTTGGAACACTTGGTCTAAAGTGTCTTTGTACTCGCACGCGTACTTGAGGTAGTTCATGGTGTAGCGAGTCAACGGGTGGACAGCTCCGCTAGGGACAGCTGTCCTCCCCTGATCGGTCTTGATCGAGTTCTCAAGCTCTCCGAATATAGTCACCGCCGCTTCTCCCAGCCTCGTCTGAGCCAGCTTAATCTCCTCGATGAGATCCGAGTCAGACTGCTCAACGGCTGGGACCAAGTCTCTCAGCGTTTCGTACATGTCAAGGAACTTGAAAAGCTTCTCGGAGGACCGTTTCGTGAGCACCACGGCACCGGAGAAATCAAGAAACCTGATCGTCACGGCGGAGACGAGGCCGGTAAAGAGGCGTTTGCGAGTCGCCGCGTGGTCCTCGGAGGAGAACACGGCGGTGCAGAGAGAAAGCTCGCCGGGGAAAAGCACGGTGGAGCAGCGGCGGACGATGGAGATCCAGCTGGCGATCTCTCCCTCGAGAGACTCCCATGGGATCCTCTGCACGTCCTCCACGTTGATCCCTTCGAACCCGACCTCGCTGAGCTCCTCCTTGAACGCGTGGCGCCTCGACATCTCGTACGACATGCAGCACTCCGCTTCGTAGCCGGCGGAGATCATGGCTCCGGCGATCTTCTTGAGGGTGGAGATCGATTCCGGTGGAAAGTCCGGGAACGTTTCTTCCTCCTGCAAGACGCATCGGTCCGATTCGACCTGAGTCGAATCGGACGACAAGTCAgcgtttttgttgtttttattcttCTCTCTTGAACGATCGAGGAGGTGACGAAACTCTTCGTCGAGGAGGGACGCTGCACGGTTCTGAACCGAGCTCGCCCGGTTTAGCCACGAGGAAACCGGGGTTGAATCGAGCCGGAGCTCTCTCAATGTCAGAACCGATTTTGAAATCCGGTTAACGGCGAGGATGAATGCAGAGTCCTCTGCTTCGTCACGCCCCAGACCGGAGGATTCCATCTTGGAGACCAAGGAATCGACCGTCTCCGGGAATGGCTCCACCGATGGAGGAATCTCTTTTAACGGATCCGTGGAGGAGGAGAGGGATTGAATGAAATCGTCGACGGCTTCCATCTCCTGGGTGAGGCTGAGCTGGGAAGATGAGTCTGATTTGGGAGTCTCCGTCGCCAATTGTTGTTCCGATTCATCGGAATGATCGTCGGATTTGTGGTGATCAAGAGTTTCGGATTCCATTGCGTGGTTTTCAGGTTTCTCCATTTTCGCCGGGAAAAACTACAAAACCTATCTAATTGAATTTTCTGTCTTTTTTTCTTCGTGTTCTGTctttttttccttctctttttttagttatgtatttttactttaatttctgaggttctttttttttggtagggaTCTATTGTCCGTTGACCGAGCGGGGGAATGATTATGCGTCTCACGATCTCTCTTTTtgtaattcttttatttttgtacttTTTGTCAATCTGACCAAACTTAAGGTTTTCATTTTCAATGCTGGGATTGAgcaatttttagtttaaattttgggctaattatttattatattttaattgaaaAGTATAGTGTAATCGAGGGCCGGGCCTTGCTCTCATATAACTTGAAAATGAGGCCCATGTTTTCTAATTTTAGCCAATTATCTTTGAACTTCCAAATCCCATTGCCAGGACATGACTACCGGATAGTGGTATGGTTTTCACCATgttactaggataagacccgcgccttgcgcaggattaagttattatttttattatattttggaaaatgaaacaatagtttggcttcatttggattaatccggatatcggattggtttcggttcggttcggtttttttcggtatttggttaataaaatataactactattctaaattcatatttactttgactttagtttttcacatacttttgaaagatttcaactggacgactaaattgatcagccaatcttgttgctttaaatcattagtgtttatatatatatatatatatatatattatttagtttgaatattcattaaataaaaattcttatgcgttatattttatgatcatttgtaacttattataacaaaaaaataatctattgatcacaaaattttcagagtgggaatattcaaatttctaataatatatagacgttttgaaaaattcaaatataacatataagaaaaaatataaatgtttttattatatatttaatgtgattttttaatatctttcaataatataaaattaaaaaaaaagaactaagataccaaaattgttatcaaatatttattattcataataattaattttcatatatacgttaatcatattaggtaatttcgtagcttctaattaaggaaagtgcaaaaaaaaatttggtagattatttatcaattcgatagttagtttaataaaaaatataatgtaagtcaagatggaccaacctatttttctaagaatagcatattttatatagtcatttattaaatgaaaatttataatcatacagttctatgatcattcatatcattttataactgaatatttaaatcatcgataacaaaattttcaatgtgaaatctttaataagtttataatttataaatgtttttgaaaattcattgaaagttttaatattaaaatatttatgtaatcttatggtatatattataatctatatatatataaatatatatgttttattattaaatgatattttttactcatatggttttaaaataatgtgtatcttcttataatattaaataaaaattcatcttaatacaattttatgatcatttgtaacttattatgacaaaaaaaataatctattgatcacaaaattttcagagtggggatcttcaaatttctaataatttatagacgttttaaaaaattcaaaatataacatataaaaaaattataaatgtttttattatatatttaatgtgatttttaaatatattttaataatataaaattaaaaaaagaactaagatacaaaaattgttatcaaatatttattattcattataattaattttcacatatacgttaatcatattaggtaatttcgtagcttttatttaaggaaagtgcaaaacattttttggtacgttatttatcaattcgatagttagtttaataaaaagtgtaatataagttaagatggaccaacctatttttctaggaatagtatattttatataattatttattaaataagaatttataatcatacggttctatgatcgttcatatcgttttataacaaaatatttaaatcatcgataacaaaattttcaatctgaaatttttaataagtttataatttataaatgttcttgaaaattcattgaaagttttaatattaaaatatttatgtaatcttatggtatatagtgtttaatatatatatatatttattttattattaaatgatatttttactcatatggttttaaaatcatgtgtatcttcttataataaaaatgttaaaccattgatcattaatttttaacataataattttaatagttttagtcatttattgtcgttttaaaaaattcaaaatataacatatacgaaaaaatctaaattttatttttatagctaatttgattgtttaatttattttaataatataaaattaaacaaaaaatgatggaggagatatacattgttatcaaatctttattattaaactcattaattgtcatatatatattaatcatttatggtaattccgtaggttttctttaaggaaagaaaatatcatatcatatcattatatcatatagtttgaccaacttatgtatctaacaacatataaaaatcgaatgtggacctacttatttttcaattgaatgtaattgactacgtAATTGAGTGTCACATATGCATTGGggtctcttttaattaatacaaaattgaggttacatcttttcaaatgttcttcaattaatatataagggatagtAAACTTCGTGTAGCTAGGAAAATTTTTTCCTATCACAAAAGTGGACTCAATCCTCAACAGGTTATAGAACCAATTATCAATTATAGTTTTAACCATTTTTCTTGTCATGCCAAATATTACAACACGAATCCTTCAAATTGATATATACATTCCACCGGTTTTGCTATTTGCTTGTAACATATTAtttgctatttttttttataactagtAGCAATGaaatcgatttttttaaaaaatgtcgGTGATAGTGATACAAAAAAGGTATGAATCACACATAAAAAGTtgacaacaaaataaaaacgcAATTCTGCTTTATCACAGTggattaaaaaaagaagaaacaaatttgaaaattatcTTGTCTTGACCCAGACAAATCATTgtaatagaaaattaaatatttgcagaaataagtttttcttttttttgttgcacTAAAAAGGAAGTTTTGTTTCCTTGAATGGAAACTTATCTCCGTCAACAAGAAAAAAGTTTCTGGCTTTTTCGTTCTTGTTCAAAGGGACTTTGCAAGTTTTTGATTACTATCCTTCATCCCTTGTGTGGAAACTTTGAGTGGAAGAAGAGATGGGTTGTTTCTCGTGTTTTAATTCGAGTGAAGATGAGAAGCTGAACCCAGTTGAGGAATCATCCAAGCCTCAGAAACAATCACAAACGATAGTATCCAATAACTTCTCTACACTTCCTTCAGGTTTCTCTCATCTCTTTTACTCGTGTTACTTATCTTCAGTTTCACTTGTTTTGATCTGATTGGGAAGTCCCAAGTTCGTCCTTAGTGTAAAGTTTCTAGCTTTGTGGAGAAAGATAAAGATCACATGATCCTACTGAATCAATATCAGAATCTTGCATTTGTTTGTCTCCCTGAAGACAT of the Brassica rapa cultivar Chiifu-401-42 chromosome A03, CAAS_Brap_v3.01, whole genome shotgun sequence genome contains:
- the LOC103856002 gene encoding exocyst complex component EXO70B1, translating into MEKPENHAMESETLDHHKSDDHSDESEQQLATETPKSDSSSQLSLTQEMEAVDDFIQSLSSSTDPLKEIPPSVEPFPETVDSLVSKMESSGLGRDEAEDSAFILAVNRISKSVLTLRELRLDSTPVSSWLNRASSVQNRAASLLDEEFRHLLDRSREKNKNNKNADLSSDSTQVESDRCVLQEEETFPDFPPESISTLKKIAGAMISAGYEAECCMSYEMSRRHAFKEELSEVGFEGINVEDVQRIPWESLEGEIASWISIVRRCSTVLFPGELSLCTAVFSSEDHAATRKRLFTGLVSAVTIRFLDFSGAVVLTKRSSEKLFKFLDMYETLRDLVPAVEQSDSDLIEEIKLAQTRLGEAAVTIFGELENSIKTDQGRTAVPSGAVHPLTRYTMNYLKYACEYKDTLDQVFQTEPEQETRRNQREDDEEYKVSAFGRQMIKVMEHLDANLEVKSRLYRDPALRSIFLMNNGRYILQKIKGSTEIRDLMGQAWTRKRSTELRQYHKSYQRETWGKVLQCMNQEGIQVNGKVSKPVLKERFKVFNAMFDEIHKTQSTWIVSDEQMQSELRVSIAALVIPAYRSFFGRYKQHIDSGRHSDKYVKYQPEDIETYIDDLFDGNPPSMARKRT